CTGCTTGTATAattagtgtaatgtagtgtattgtaatgtatAAATAACTTGTTGAACAGCTCGTTTCAATATGTTTAATTGCTTTGCCTTAAATTCATGAATAAACATGCCCTATTGGCATAAGCAAAATTGCTTACCTCGCTATTAAAGTAAGTAATTGCCAGTTTCAGTTTAAATATCTTATGTCAAAATAAAACTGTTGATTTCACTTTGGCTTCAAGTGGAGACTTGACAACAAATTGTTGTATGACAAAACAAAGCTTCAAAAGTGCATTTGGTTAACTACACTTAACTTCAGGGGACTTTTATCCCATCTAACTATGGCAATAAAAGCCATATAGCAAAATCGGAGTGTTGTTTCTTGTGCAGCTGTTATTCTTTATAATAGTGTAACATGAAAAAGCAGCTGTTGCCAGGTTAACGTTGGTCATAAGACTACACTAGAACATGAAACAGTCATAGACAGCCAGTGATTCTACAGCCTCCTGTTGCTCAGTAAGTGCCGCCATTGGAGGTGAACAATATATATGTTGTCATTGTAAACACAATAAGCTGAGAAAGACGTATGAAACACAAATTGGGAAAATATCACGTTGAAATGCGGGTGAACTCAAACCCAAGATCCCTCAGTGCAGTTGCGCTGTACTGATAATACTTTCAGTGGTACTGTAGGACATCCCTTTCAATGCACTCGTGCGTTCTGACAGTTTTCATACTGCTATAGCGGGGGGggggaacaaaaaacaaaaaacaaatgcaaGGCTTTTTCATGCATTCATCAGGCCTTGTGTCTCCATTGCCCCTTTTCTGGCACATTACTAAACACTGATAGTTAGTAACAACATAGCTTTGCTGTAAGAAATGACCCTAGACCAAGGGCTTAAAGATAGGGCTAACGGACACACGTCTCCAGACCCCTTTTCAAGACCACCCTGctcatgttctgagaaatgaatacTCCATGTACATAGGTGTCTATGAATGGGGACGACACTGGCGTAACACTAACTTAAgctgattttgttgtcagcaagGCAGCTTTTTTGTTCCCTCAAAAGGCTTCATAGTTTAATGAGCGAAATAGGCTCTGTCATCTTGCCCTAACCTTAGATTCTGCTTTCAGAGAAAACTAATAAACTGAGGTAGAAAACTTAGGGCATACATAATCCTTCGTTTTCATTCGTGATAAACTAGCAGCGGGATGGAATGAAATACCTTGGAGGAAACGGTCTGTTTCAACCTCGAGAGGCTCGTTTTCAGCCTTACACATTTCTCCGCAAGTGGCCGGACAGTTTTATCTGCAGATGAGATACAAATTTAAGCTGCTGACAATATTCGACAAATACATATGCTATGCTTTCTCCTACAGATGAGGTTTAGCAAAAACATACATCCTAAAAATGTGTTCTCTTAATGTACTGTGGCCGGTCGATGAAGGCCGGTCGAATGTGTTGTAGTTGATAAAAGAAACGTCATTCCTCCATCTTTGCCACATATCAAATAAAACTATATTCACAATAGGATTCTTCACTTGGGAAATTGCAAAGAAAAACACGACACTTCTCCGTTTGTCTTCCAAATACTCCAGAATCACTCTGGTACATTCAATGTCATACTCATTTTTAGCCTTTCCAGGTACCGTAAACCCTCCATTTTTGATAATGCAAATTCAAACGCAAGCCAAATGTTTAGTGCTTTGAAACAATCTTTGAGGTACTGTACATATCACAATCACTTTCCTGAGTTTTCATAAAGAGAGAACATCAAAATAAATGATGTCTATAAATTAGGGTTCAGATTACCAGTAACACATGTACTTTCTACTGTCCACAGAGAGCGCAAAACAGACACAGTTGAGGAATACTGTTTCAAtggaaaaaaagcaattttgtAGTTTTTGTCTCATATTAAAGCTTTTTATATTAGCACATGCCATCAATGTAGATTGTGAGGCGAAGAGATAATATTATAAAATAAAAGAGCACCACTTCAGGCACTTGATAGCAACTAAATCTCCAGAACAGCAAACTGATATATACACACAGGGGTTCCATCCTGTTAAAGTCTACCCACTTGCACCTTGGTAGGCGATGCTTGGCCTCATCCGTTTCAAGCATCAAAATAACATTTCTCTATGTGTTGTGTGCAGATTGCCAGCCGTTGTGTAAAGCATGCCTCCGCTTCTCTAAGGCCTACCTTTACGCCTTTACTGTACTGCAGGTGTTAAAGTCACCACGACCTGTATTATTCTCTTGTCCACTTCCTGTTTACTGAGAATTCTAAATGGTATCCTTCTGAAAGGGGTTTCCTTCCCACGTGTTCGAATGCTTCAGTTTCATTGACTGCAACCAAACATTTTATTCCATTCGGTGTATGTGTCCAGTTCTTTTTGTGATATGTTGGACTGGAATTTGCTAAATACATTGTCAAAGTCTTGGTAAGAGACTGGTCTCATCTGGCTGGGATGGATGGCTGAGAGGTCAGAAGCTGGGATGCCATGTATCGGTCCTACTACTGCCTCATGGCACAGCCGGGCCACGTCCAGTCCTGAAAAGCCCTCCGTCCGCTGGACCAGCAGTGACAGCTCTTTGTCACTGAGGCAATAGTTGTGCTGTGAGAGCAGTTGGCTGATTATCTGGTGTCGTGCTGTGCTGTCAGGTAGGGGGATGAGAAGCCGTTTGGTGAAGTACCTCCTCAGGGACTCTTGGATCTCCTCAGGCTTGCTGGAGGAGCAGACCACCAGGACGTGGTCCTCGGCTGAGGTCAGCACACTGTCCAGCTGCATGAGGAGCTCGCTCTTGATCCTATTCACTGGGCTCTCCTCGCTGAGCTGGGCCGAAAGCAGCATGTCCACCTCACTGATGAACACCACTGAGGGCTGGCGACACCTGGCTACCAGGAAGGAGGCCTGGAcaatcttctctccctctcccagccacttgGTCACCAGGGCTGAGCCACTGAGCCGCAGGAAGGCAGCCCCCAGCTGGCTGGCCATGCAGCGGCCCAGCAGTGTTCTGCCTGTTCCCTGAGGTCCGAAGAGAAGGAGGCTCCGAGGTAATGTGGCAAGTCCACTGAACATGTCTGGCCTCAAAATGGGCCACAGAATCTCTTCTTTGATGGCTGCTTTGGCCAGCTCCAGACCTGCAATGTCATTCCAGTCTACTGGGGGACCGGGCTGAAGGATCTCTGTGGTGACCAACTCCACGAGGTTGGCATCACTGTTCTTCAGCTGCTCCTCTGCAGTGTGGCTGGATGAGGTAGCGCTGCCAATGTCCGACCCTGCTATGGAATGGGAGAGGAGCTGTCTATGCTCTTCACTGTGCTCATTCATTATGGGGGTTCCAAACTTTCCAAAGGACTCGCCCGATCTCAGGCCTCCCACAGAGCTTTTGGTTGATCCATAGGAGGGAGGGGTTAATGCTCGGCCAGACTGactgcaacattttctttgcTGATCTGAGGATATTGGCTGCTTCGTGTGCTTAAATGCTAAAGATGACGGATCAGCATTCCTGTCAAATCCATTCCCTCTGCTTGAGTCTGAGATGCTGTTGTCTGGTATTCTGTACATAGGGCTTTGTGAGGAGCGCTGTTGGTTGTAGTTGAAATTACTATAGCTGGAGTCCATATCTCCATGCCCCGTCATGTAGAAAGCTTTTCTTTTCAATGAGTTGGCTGAGCTGCCATTCAAAGGTGTTGGTGCAATTGGTGCATGGTTATGGGACTGGTAGCTATAGCCAGGGagtgtagagggggttagggGCGTGGGAGCTGCGATGCCTGATGGCAGATAGGCAGAGGGAGGTGGGGCTCCCCCAGGGCTATAGCTAGGGGCAACAGCTGTCTGTGGGGGATACCCTGTCGGAGGATAATTGTAGTTGGAGAGGTTGGGAGACCCCGCGTTGTAGCTGGGCACTAGAGTagggggaggtggtgggggtgggggcggGGGTTGTAGGAGACCAGCATTGTGCAATGGAGAGGGGAGGCCTGAGGCGGTCTGCCCGCTGTAACTAGAGTGCAGGTAGGAGCCATTGTAGCCCGTAGCGTATTCCTGAGAGGACAGACCAGAGTGTAGACTGGTGGCTGTGTGACTCCCACAGTTACTGCTGGAATAGCTGGGCTCGGTCAGGCTGCTGGCCCCCCTTGGGGTGCTACCTATGCTGGCCGACACGTCTGTTGGGGGAAGGGCAGCTGTCATTCCAGATTTGCTCACAGATAAAACATCTGGAGCGCAGTTCATTGGGTAAATCCCCTCCTGCCAGGACTCACTCTCTGACTTACGTCCATTCAGGAGTCCAGGAGTGCCATCGGAATAGGAGCAGAGCAGCGCTCGCTCACTCGGACCCTCTAAAATCCCAGAGTACTTCTCTGCGTATTTCTTCAGCAGGTTGGAGGCGGTGAGTGCAGAGATGTCGTCGTTGGCCCAGGCGTACTGATAGGTGCGCTGCAGGTGCCCCCGGTAGGCCTCCACTTTGTGTGCAGGAGAGCGTGTGGTGGAGGAGATATCAAAGTGCTGCTCGGCCCACTGTGCATGCTCTGGGGTCCACTGCATCTTTAGGCCTAAAcaccagacagaaagagagacgagTCAAAAAATACCATCAGAAGGTAGTTGCTATTTATTGTGAGTTTTCTTGCGTTGTCAGTATGTTGTGTCTAGAAGTTGGTACATTTAACGTGGTGGAAAAGTTGCCTTTGTAGCAATGAATGAACTGCCAAATATATCCCAAATCCCAATACCATTATACAACTAACTTCCTCTACTGTAAAATAGGCACTGCTGAGCAATTACATCATGGGCAGTGTGTGGATTTGGGACCCAACACCTGGTTAGCACAGTATAATGCACCCTGCACAGAACCGAATGACATAGACATTGCAGGTCAGTCTATAATCCAACTCTCATCTAAGGCATTCCGAGACAGTTTCAAATCTGCTTCGAGGAGTGCAGCAAAGCAATCTCCCAGGCAGCGCTCTGTTGCTTTCATCACACAAACCCCACTGCCCGGCATGAATTACAACGGCCTTGTGTCTGCCTACTGCTTCCCAGTCTAcatggtgagagagaaaaaaacatgctGTACTTGTCTTTCTCGCTTCCCAGACCATCTTTTTTCATTGCCTCCGGGGCTCAAAAGGCACCGTCGAGTTTAGTCCTAAACTCAATTTGCAAACACAAGCTGTTACATATGCTGTCATTTTAGACTCAGCATGGGATTATCAAAGACAGATATACCCAAGAAAGAAACAGATCATTGTGTTTACAGTATTAAAAGAAACACAGATACAcagccatacacacacatacatatacacacacacacatgcacacattgtTTTATCAAAGCTAATCTGAATTGAAACTCCATTAGTAAACACAGAATCACATTGCAAAACCACCCATTCCTGCTGCATTGATCCACCCCTTAGCCAGCCACACGCGCATCAGCATCCTATGAAATTGCCCAGTAGCCCATCCCTACCCAAGGCTTTAGGAAACCGACAGAGAGCGTCCAGCGACGGATTACAGCGCAGTGTTTGTCTAGTAAACAGGCGAGAATGTGGATTCCCCCATGACTCCCTCCCAGCCGCTTGCCCAGCCGCCGTACCAGGCACCAGGAGCTAATTAGCAGGATGATGCTGCGCTAATTGTGTTAATTTACAAGGTTTTAGTCAAAAGAGATCCATGCTATGGCTCACATGGCTGTCAGCCATCCAGGCTAATGATTAAGAAAAGGACAAGGCGGGGGAAAAAAATCCCTGTCAGACTAGCTGGAACTCTATTCACAGGCAACACAACCTATAAAACAAGACACTGGTCTGAGAGACACAACAAGTCAGTAGCATTTGAAACAGAGAAGAATACAcggggccttcagaaagtattcacaccccttgacttttctcacattttgttgtgttacagcctgaatttaaaatggattaagttgAGATTTTTGGTCACTcgcctacaaacaataccccattgTGTCAAAGTGAAATgctgtttttcaaaatgttacaaatgaataaaaaatgtaaagctgaaatgtcttaagtcagtaagtattcaacccttttgtaatggtaagttgcatggactcactctgtgtggaataatagtgtttaacatacaATTGTGTGTAAGGTCtgtcagtcgagcagtgaatatcaaacacagattcaaccacaaagacaagggaggttttACAATGACTCGCAAGGAAGGGCACCTATGGGTCagaaataaaaagcagacattgaataatcCTTTATTCATTTATAGgatagtgaagttattaattacacttcggatggtgtatcaatacacccagtcactgcaaagatacatgtccttcctaactcagttgccggagaggaagaaaaccgctcagggatttcacaatgaggccaatggtgactttaaaacagttagagttcaATGGTTgttataggagaaaactgaggatggatcaacattgtagctactccacaatactaacctaattgacagagagaaagaaggaagtctgtacagaataaaatattccaaatcatgcatcctgtttgcaacaaggcaaaaAAGTAACACTGCAGAAAATGTGTCAAAGCAAATTAACTTTTTTTCTTGAATACAAAATGCTatttttggggcaaatccagTGGTTGAATAAGTacctaattgtcatacttgagtaaaagtatagatacctcaatagaaagttactcaagtaaaagtggaagtcacacagtaaaatacaacttgagtaaaagtctaaaagtatttggttctaaatatgtatcaaaggtaaaagtaagtccgtcagatcagaggcagtagggatgaccagggatgttatcttgataagtgcgtgaattggacacTTTTCCTGTCCTGTATAGCATtccaaatgtaacaagtacttctgggtgtcatggaaaatgtagggagtaaaaagtacaatattttctaaAGGAATGtagtcaagtaaaagtaaaagttgcccAAAATATAAATGAGTAAACTACAGATACTCCAAAGAATACTTatgaacatctgctctttccatgacattgactgaccaggggaatccaggtgacacctatgatcccttattgatgtcacttgagacaattgagacatgggttgtcCACGTGTGCCATTGAGAGGGTGAACggccaagacaaaatattgaagtgcctttgaacgaggtctggtagtaggtgccaggctagAACTTATTACCAtacaactgcaacgctgctgggtttttcacgctcaacagttccgtgtgtatcaagaatggtctgcaacccaaaggacatccagccgatGACACAACTTTCGGGAAAGACTGGAGTCAGCATGGgcaagcatccctgtggaacgctttcgacaccttgaagagtccatgccccaattcattgaggctgttctgatggcaaagggggtgcaactcaatattaggacggtGTTCCTAATTTTTTGTGCACTCAGTGCTGTTGGTGTTCCAGGGGACTGTTTGTACTGTAGCTGTCTTGGGAATTCAAAAAGTTACTTTCACTGATGTCAGTACCTTTTAGACCTTTTGATATTTCTAGCATTACTCATCCTTTATGTTCTAGGTTATTAGACCTCTTAGTAGTCCTCTTGATGCATGTGGGTGGTGAGGCTGCAATACAAAAAAAGTAAGATATTTCAAGTGGGACATTTTTTTCTGGAACAACACATTCAAGTGTATAAGGGCCTCAAACAATATTCCGGCTCTGATTTGAACGGCTTTTGTTACATTATCAGTACACTTAACAATATAAAGTTATGGTTTTGTGTAAGCAAATACATTGGATAGAATACATATTTGGGCACCAGAGACAGTCTTCAACATTTGTTGTCTATCACATTTAACATACATCATTGCAGTGGTGTAagatacttaagtaaaaatacttgaaagtactacttacagttgaagtcggaagtttacatacacttaggttggagtcattaaaactcatttttcaaccactccacaaatttcttgttaacaaactatggttttggcaagtcggttagttcatctactttgtgcattttttttttttttttttttttttttttttttacctttatttaaccaggcaagtcagttaagaacaaattcttattttcaatgacggcctgggaacagtgggttaactgcctgttcaggggcagaacgacagatttgtaccttgtcagctcgggggtttgaactcacaaccttccggttactagtccaacgctctaaccactaggctaccctgcatgacacaagtcatttttccaacaattgtttaacagattatttcaattataattcactgtatcacaattccagtgggtcagaagtttacatacactaagttgactgcgcctttaaacagcttggaaatttccagaaaatgatgtcatggctttggaagcttctgataagctaattgacatcatttgagtcaattggaggtgtatctgtggatgtatttcaaggcctaccttcaaactcagtgcctctttgcttgacatcataggaaaatcaaaagacatcagccaagacctcagaaaatacatTTGTAGACCTTTACAAGTCTgttttatccttgggagcaatttccaaatgcctgaaggtaccacgttcatctgtacaaacaatagtatgcaagtataaacaccatgggacttcGCAGCCGTCTTacggctcaggaaggagacgtgttctgtctccaagagatgaacgtactttggtgcgaaaagtgcaaatcaatcccagaacaacagcaaaggaccttgtgaagatgctggaggaaacaacagtaaatcgagtcctatatcgacataacctgaaagcccgctcagcaaggaagaagccactgagcCAAAACtgccatagaaaagccagactatggtttgcaactgcacatggcgacaaagatcatactttttggaataatgtcctctggtctgatggaacaaaactagaactgtttggccataatcaccatcattatctttggaggaaaatgggggaggattgcaagccagagaacaccatctcaactgtgaaacacaggggtggcagcatcatgctgtgggggtgctttgctgcaggagggactggtgcacttcacaaaacagatggcatgatgaggaaggaaaattacgtggatatattgaagcaacatctcaagacatcagtcaggaagctaaagcttggtcgcaaatgggtcttccaaatggacaatgactccaagcatacttccaaagttgtggcaaaatggcttaaggacaacaaagccaaggtattggagtggccatcacaaagccctgacctcaatcctatagaacattagtgggcagagctgaaaaagtgtgcacgagcaaggaggtctacaaacctgactcagttacaccagctctgtcaggaggaatgggccaaaattcacccaatttattgtgggaagcttgtggaaggctccccgaaacgtttgacccaagttaaacaatttaaaggcaatgctacacaATACTAATTAAATGtattaaacttctgacccactgggaaagcgatgaaagaaataaaagctgaaataaataattctccctactattattccgacatttcacattcttaaaacaaagtggtgatcctaactgacctaagacagggaatttttattaggatttaatgtcaggaattgtgaaaaactgagtttaaatgtacttggctaaggtgtatgtaaacttccgacttcaaatgtaagtagttttttggggtatctgtactttacaatttatatatttttctaacttcactacattcctaaagaaaattatgtaatttttactccatacattgtccctgacacccaaaagtactcaaaAGTACccaaaagttacattttgaatgcttagcagaacaggaaaatgtTCTAATTCCCAgagttatcaagagaacatccctgatcatccctactgccgatGATCTGACGGACTTACGAAACACATGCTCCGTTTGTAAAGTATGTCTAAGTGttcgtgtgcccctggctatctgtaaaccccataaaacaagaaaatgacgaggtctggtttgcttaatataaggaatatgaaatgattcatacttgtacttttactttcaatacgtaagtatattttagcaatgacatttacttttgatacttaagtatatactAAACCAAATACTTATAGAATTTTACTCAAGTTGAattctactgggtgactttcacttttacttgagtcatttcctattaaggcatctttacttttactcaagtatgacaattgggtacttttcccaccactgtatCATTGTCAATATCACCATTGTACAAATTCCTGTACATAGTGCAGAAATACATTTTTCCTTGAAATACTCTTTAAAATCCAAGAGGCGCTCCTTGTAAAAATGTTCATATCAGATCCCTTCACATAAGTGGCTTAATGAAATGGAAAGCCAGCAAAAAAGCCAAATGATTTAAATACAGCGAGTAAGTGAACATCTACTGAACTGTGGATGAGGGCGGAgagccatccctctctctgtagaaAGGGACAGAACACTTCACTTTGAAACGTGTGTGACAAACTATAAACAAACTTGGTTCGGTTAGAAAATTGTATCATTGCCTAGCAGGGACACTTGAAAGACTTCAATCCGAACCAATAACCACATGAAATGTGATTACACACATCATGGGAGACATTAGCATGGACAACTGtgttttatttacctaggcaagtcagttaattaattaagaacaaattcttagttacaacgacagccaaccagggaagagtgggctaactgccttgttcaggggcataacgacagattttttacattgtcagctcggggattcgatccagcaacctttcggttagtagATTAACATTCCCAGGTTCATGCCTGATGTTGTTTTagcccagagacatacagtataatttAGATTTGCATAATGAGTTTCTACGTCCACATTGCGTTAGAACACCATCCATTATCCCGTCTTTATAGAAATAGAAATACAACAACATCCACCGCTTCCTTTCTATGTCTTGCAAATGGTATAATTATTGACTGTTTCCGTTAGTGGAATGTTTTCAGACAGCCTGAGGGCTTAACGTTAAGCTCAAATTCCACTGATTAGCAACTCACAAAACTCTTTGTTTTTTAGCAGTCTCCTCTGTTGGTCAAATTTCAAGATGGCACCCTCCAAATCTCTTTGTCCCTAGTGACAGTTACGTATGACGATTTTTGTATTGAATCTGACACTCGCAATGTTAATAAAAG
The genomic region above belongs to Oncorhynchus mykiss isolate Arlee chromosome 3, USDA_OmykA_1.1, whole genome shotgun sequence and contains:
- the LOC110520071 gene encoding fidgetin isoform X1; this translates as MITSTGIYGLKMQWTPEHAQWAEQHFDISSTTRSPAHKVEAYRGHLQRTYQYAWANDDISALTASNLLKKYAEKYSGILEGPSERALLCSYSDGTPGLLNGRKSESESWQEGIYPMNCAPDVLSVSKSGMTAALPPTDVSASIGSTPRGASSLTEPSYSSSNCGSHTATSLHSGLSSQEYATGYNGSYLHSSYSGQTASGLPSPLHNAGLLQPPPPPPPPPPTLVPSYNAGSPNLSNYNYPPTGYPPQTAVAPSYSPGGAPPPSAYLPSGIAAPTPLTPSTLPGYSYQSHNHAPIAPTPLNGSSANSLKRKAFYMTGHGDMDSSYSNFNYNQQRSSQSPMYRIPDNSISDSSRGNGFDRNADPSSLAFKHTKQPISSDQQRKCCSQSGRALTPPSYGSTKSSVGGLRSGESFGKFGTPIMNEHSEEHRQLLSHSIAGSDIGSATSSSHTAEEQLKNSDANLVELVTTEILQPGPPVDWNDIAGLELAKAAIKEEILWPILRPDMFSGLATLPRSLLLFGPQGTGRTLLGRCMASQLGAAFLRLSGSALVTKWLGEGEKIVQASFLVARCRQPSVVFISEVDMLLSAQLSEESPVNRIKSELLMQLDSVLTSAEDHVLVVCSSSKPEEIQESLRRYFTKRLLIPLPDSTARHQIISQLLSQHNYCLSDKELSLLVQRTEGFSGLDVARLCHEAVVGPIHGIPASDLSAIHPSQMRPVSYQDFDNVFSKFQSNISQKELDTYTEWNKMFGCSQ
- the LOC110520071 gene encoding fidgetin isoform X2, producing MQWTPEHAQWAEQHFDISSTTRSPAHKVEAYRGHLQRTYQYAWANDDISALTASNLLKKYAEKYSGILEGPSERALLCSYSDGTPGLLNGRKSESESWQEGIYPMNCAPDVLSVSKSGMTAALPPTDVSASIGSTPRGASSLTEPSYSSSNCGSHTATSLHSGLSSQEYATGYNGSYLHSSYSGQTASGLPSPLHNAGLLQPPPPPPPPPPTLVPSYNAGSPNLSNYNYPPTGYPPQTAVAPSYSPGGAPPPSAYLPSGIAAPTPLTPSTLPGYSYQSHNHAPIAPTPLNGSSANSLKRKAFYMTGHGDMDSSYSNFNYNQQRSSQSPMYRIPDNSISDSSRGNGFDRNADPSSLAFKHTKQPISSDQQRKCCSQSGRALTPPSYGSTKSSVGGLRSGESFGKFGTPIMNEHSEEHRQLLSHSIAGSDIGSATSSSHTAEEQLKNSDANLVELVTTEILQPGPPVDWNDIAGLELAKAAIKEEILWPILRPDMFSGLATLPRSLLLFGPQGTGRTLLGRCMASQLGAAFLRLSGSALVTKWLGEGEKIVQASFLVARCRQPSVVFISEVDMLLSAQLSEESPVNRIKSELLMQLDSVLTSAEDHVLVVCSSSKPEEIQESLRRYFTKRLLIPLPDSTARHQIISQLLSQHNYCLSDKELSLLVQRTEGFSGLDVARLCHEAVVGPIHGIPASDLSAIHPSQMRPVSYQDFDNVFSKFQSNISQKELDTYTEWNKMFGCSQ